One part of the Acidobacteriota bacterium genome encodes these proteins:
- a CDS encoding CoA transferase, with protein sequence MGQAPLDGLRVLDVTQVMAGPYCAMLLCDMGADVIKVEPPAGDSSRRMAGAQGSDSAAFNAVNRGKRGIVVNLKTDAGRDVVERLATEVDILIENYRPGVMARLGLDYATLSADNPRLIYASISGYGQTGPSAGKGGFDLVAQGVSGLMSVTGEPDRPPAKVGVPLTDLGAGLFAVCGILAALHHREGTGIGQQVDTALVDAGVALSVWEATELFSTGNVPGPLGSAHRMSAPYQAIRCADGYITLGAANDRIFARLARLLGHPEWLGDERFSVDGVRVANREALAAEIEAVTADRPRAYWLERLEANDIPCGPINTYRDVLNDPQVRAREMVVATEHPTLGTIRTLGTPIKLGATPLQPGRPAPLLGQHTDEVLAEAGYGEEAIAALRACRAVA encoded by the coding sequence ATGGGGCAGGCGCCTCTGGACGGTCTCCGCGTTCTCGACGTGACACAGGTCATGGCGGGGCCGTACTGCGCAATGCTACTGTGCGACATGGGCGCCGACGTAATCAAGGTCGAGCCGCCCGCAGGAGATTCGTCGCGCCGCATGGCAGGCGCGCAAGGGAGCGACAGCGCCGCGTTCAACGCGGTGAATCGTGGGAAGCGGGGGATCGTCGTCAACCTGAAGACCGACGCGGGCCGTGATGTCGTGGAGCGTCTCGCCACCGAGGTCGACATCCTCATAGAAAACTACCGTCCCGGAGTGATGGCAAGGCTGGGCCTCGATTACGCCACGCTGTCCGCGGACAACCCGCGGCTCATCTACGCATCAATCTCCGGTTACGGCCAGACCGGGCCATCGGCGGGGAAGGGTGGATTCGATCTGGTGGCACAGGGCGTTTCCGGCCTGATGTCGGTTACCGGAGAGCCGGATCGGCCGCCGGCCAAAGTGGGCGTTCCGCTGACCGATCTGGGCGCCGGGCTCTTCGCGGTCTGCGGTATCCTCGCGGCACTCCATCATCGTGAGGGGACCGGCATCGGACAGCAGGTCGATACGGCGCTGGTCGACGCTGGCGTCGCACTCTCCGTCTGGGAGGCCACGGAACTCTTCTCGACCGGTAATGTTCCCGGCCCGCTTGGTTCCGCGCATCGGATGAGCGCGCCGTACCAGGCGATCCGGTGCGCCGACGGCTACATCACGCTAGGCGCGGCGAACGACCGGATCTTCGCACGTCTTGCCCGCCTGCTCGGGCACCCGGAGTGGCTCGGCGACGAGCGGTTCAGCGTCGACGGGGTTCGCGTTGCCAATCGCGAGGCGCTCGCGGCTGAGATCGAAGCGGTGACCGCCGATCGTCCACGCGCGTACTGGCTGGAGCGGCTCGAAGCGAACGACATTCCGTGCGGCCCGATCAACACCTACCGTGACGTGCTGAACGATCCGCAGGTACGGGCGCGCGAGATGGTCGTCGCGACCGAACATCCGACGCTGGGCACGATCCGTACCCTTGGTACGCCGATCAAGCTCGGCGCTACGCCGCTTCAGCCGGGGAGGCCGGCTCCTCTTCTGGGTCAGCACACCGATGAAGTGCTTGCCGAAGCAGGCTACGGGGAGGAGGCCATTGCGGCGCTGCGCGCCTGCCGCGCGGTGGCGTAG